From a region of the Janthinobacterium sp. 61 genome:
- a CDS encoding phytase has product MKTTVLCSALLAAFCLTGTAQATPVASNTVPAFAHEAEELARLPGGGWLTLDKHGLRLFTAAGQEQDRIAVRAKQLDTRIDANRVLAVFLEADTQRPLPVSVDVQAGKLVKLAPFPVPTFSVEASCLYRDAQRLDHLFLIGKDGQAEQWVMQGEQRSLVRKLALPPHAKHCRVDDGAQRLLVSESDMGVWAYDAESEGMGKREVVALRKPYGQLDGGAGALAVLPGGVAVLDGKAEKLHLYARQGSTWTAQPAQAVALNVRKGDSQLALDEDTLLLRGKNGWQARPVKWRGKGETQAAVAIIAPQAQTEPMARQGDAADDPAIWLASNPADSRILGTNKKQGLLVYDLQGKQTQLLEVGRLNNVDVRQNISFGGSKVDLAVATQRDDNSMMLFTINASGDVAEAGRFPTGLKSIYGMCLYQPASGGVEAFINDKDGTFQQYRIGVSGKQFSATLLRSFKVATQPEGCVADDANARLFLGEETRGVWTTSADAAKPDTLAMVLPVGANLSADVEGMAIYRKPNGKADSGYLIVSSQGDSSYVVLDAQAPYKVRGRFKVGFNLPAGIDGTSETDGLDVTSANLGGAYAQGMLVIQDGYKRLPDGPQNFKYVAWEDVAKALKLD; this is encoded by the coding sequence ATGAAAACAACCGTCCTGTGCAGCGCTTTGCTGGCTGCCTTTTGCCTCACCGGCACGGCGCAAGCCACCCCGGTCGCGTCTAACACTGTGCCCGCCTTCGCGCACGAGGCCGAAGAGCTGGCCCGCCTGCCCGGCGGCGGCTGGCTGACCTTGGACAAGCACGGCTTGCGCTTGTTCACTGCGGCCGGCCAGGAGCAGGACCGCATCGCCGTGCGCGCCAAGCAGCTCGACACGCGCATCGATGCCAATCGCGTGCTGGCCGTGTTCCTGGAGGCCGATACGCAGCGCCCCCTGCCCGTCTCCGTGGACGTACAGGCAGGCAAACTGGTCAAGCTGGCGCCGTTTCCCGTGCCGACGTTTTCCGTGGAAGCGTCCTGCCTGTACCGCGACGCCCAGCGACTCGATCATCTGTTCTTGATCGGCAAGGATGGCCAGGCGGAACAGTGGGTGATGCAGGGCGAGCAGCGCAGCCTGGTGCGCAAACTGGCTTTGCCGCCGCACGCCAAGCATTGCCGGGTCGACGATGGCGCGCAGCGCCTGCTGGTGAGCGAGTCCGACATGGGCGTGTGGGCCTATGACGCCGAGTCCGAAGGCATGGGCAAGCGCGAGGTGGTGGCCTTGCGCAAGCCGTACGGCCAGCTGGATGGCGGCGCCGGTGCATTGGCCGTGCTGCCGGGCGGCGTAGCCGTACTCGATGGCAAGGCGGAAAAGCTGCACTTGTACGCCCGCCAGGGGAGTACATGGACGGCGCAGCCAGCCCAGGCCGTCGCCTTGAACGTGCGCAAGGGTGACAGCCAGCTGGCACTGGACGAAGACACGCTACTGCTGCGCGGCAAGAATGGTTGGCAAGCGCGGCCCGTAAAATGGCGCGGCAAGGGGGAAACGCAGGCTGCTGTGGCCATCATCGCCCCGCAAGCGCAGACGGAGCCGATGGCGCGCCAGGGCGACGCGGCCGACGATCCGGCCATCTGGCTGGCCAGCAACCCGGCCGACTCGCGTATCCTCGGCACCAACAAGAAACAGGGTCTGTTGGTCTACGACCTGCAAGGCAAGCAAACGCAGCTGCTGGAAGTGGGCCGTTTGAACAACGTCGATGTGCGGCAAAACATCAGTTTTGGCGGCAGCAAGGTCGACCTGGCCGTGGCCACCCAGCGCGACGACAACAGCATGATGCTCTTCACCATCAATGCCAGTGGCGACGTGGCGGAAGCGGGCCGTTTTCCGACCGGACTGAAAAGCATCTACGGCATGTGCCTGTATCAACCGGCCAGCGGCGGCGTGGAAGCGTTTATCAACGACAAGGATGGCACCTTCCAGCAATACCGCATTGGCGTGAGCGGCAAGCAGTTCAGCGCCACCCTCTTGCGCAGCTTCAAGGTCGCCACGCAACCGGAAGGCTGCGTGGCCGACGACGCCAACGCCCGCCTCTTCCTGGGCGAGGAAACGCGCGGCGTGTGGACCACCTCGGCCGACGCCGCCAAGCCGGACACCCTGGCCATGGTCTTGCCGGTGGGAGCGAACCTGAGCGCCGACGTGGAAGGCATGGCCATCTACCGCAAGCCGAACGGCAAGGCTGACTCTGGCTACCTGATCGTTTCCAGCCAGGGCGACAGCAGCTACGTGGTGCTCGATGCGCAAGCACCGTATAAAGTGCGCGGCCGCTTCAAGGTGGGATTCAATTTGCCGGCAGGCATAGACGGCACCTCGGAAACGGATGGCCTCGACGTCACCTCCGCCAACCTGGGCGGCGCGTATGCGCAAGGCATGCTGGTGATCCAGGATGGCTACAAGCGCTTGCCCGATGGGCCGCAGAACTTCAAATATGTGGCGTGGGAGGATGTGGCGAAGGCCTTGAAGCTGGACTAA
- a CDS encoding GGDEF domain-containing protein: MLPLHRNSLIAAALALPLFFFLYATLGHVKPFAIWKWMDIVCEGGTAVMAGIWFLFTLSSRPRGRVTSLIAGGLCAIMLGSWADCLDEFFAVDKSALWDNWLEALIPFGMLVLTIGMYYWRQEQFRLNEHLQKRERLFRDHRAFDRITQLADASYLRTQMRLEQERRPGLDCALVLLDIDSFHLINREYGHREGDRVLQAVGHMLLLNLRNDDLLCRYAGDRFAVLMPGVSREDAAVKARHLCAMVGQMRHHANDNREIRLSLRHACSLTDGVPEVVLAELSRAVETPRSGAGISSAAPA, from the coding sequence ATGCTGCCGTTGCACCGTAACAGTCTGATTGCCGCCGCGCTGGCATTGCCCCTGTTCTTTTTTCTGTACGCCACACTGGGCCACGTTAAACCGTTTGCCATCTGGAAGTGGATGGATATCGTCTGCGAAGGCGGCACGGCCGTCATGGCGGGCATCTGGTTCTTGTTTACCCTCAGCAGCCGTCCGCGGGGACGGGTGACGAGCCTGATCGCCGGCGGCCTGTGCGCCATCATGCTGGGGTCCTGGGCCGATTGCCTGGACGAATTCTTTGCCGTCGACAAGAGCGCCTTGTGGGATAACTGGCTGGAAGCCTTGATTCCGTTTGGCATGCTGGTGCTGACCATCGGCATGTATTACTGGCGCCAGGAACAGTTCCGCCTGAACGAGCACCTGCAAAAGCGCGAGCGCCTGTTCCGCGACCACCGCGCCTTCGACCGCATCACGCAACTGGCCGACGCCAGCTACCTGCGCACGCAGATGCGACTGGAACAGGAGCGCCGGCCCGGCCTCGATTGCGCGCTGGTCTTGCTCGATATCGACAGTTTTCACCTGATTAACCGCGAATACGGCCACCGCGAAGGTGACCGCGTGTTGCAAGCCGTGGGCCACATGCTGCTGTTGAACTTGCGCAATGACGATCTGCTGTGCCGCTATGCGGGCGACCGCTTCGCCGTGCTGATGCCGGGCGTGTCGCGTGAGGACGCGGCCGTGAAGGCGCGTCATCTGTGCGCCATGGTGGGGCAGATGCGCCACCACGCCAATGACAACCGCGAAATCCGCTTGAGCCTGCGGCATGCCTGCTCGCTCACCGATGGCGTGCCGGAAGTGGTGCTTGCCGAGCTGAGCCGGGCCGTGGAAACGCCGCGCTCCGGTGCCGGGATCAGTTCCGCCGCGCCTGCCTGA
- a CDS encoding TonB-dependent receptor → MKTMHTSFPSPLRLTALSLGIMAIFSAQSHAQSQAQDDGQAGTTVVVSGQRASLRNAIAAQEKADNIISVISSDDIGGLPDKNAAEALARLPGVSVQRDQGEGRYITVRGLGPDLNAVTINGALVPSPEAGRRAVALDILPAGLIRTLEVSKTLLPEMDANSLGATIEVKSLSAFDLPGKLLSANVAASHDEKTGKTSPSGGALWAQRFLDGKLGVAAGLSAEKRSFGSDDVETGGAWSKGKLSGLELRDYLPVRKRGALAVNLDYRPEAGNSWFLRSFVSEFSDDEVRDRLTISNIAGGSLAEGASASARAERRIRQRKYTQQVRSLVLGTQQKSGDWTLDVKGGMSRATEDTPESLNDGRFRSTSNVAGISFYDTQEPVLSGPASLYDPASYALNAITLQKRYSKDNEHHARIDLARKFDIATLKFGAKVSRREKTNDTDQWTYNSSKASSGNFWGAGSTSMSNFVQGHNLDYDLGNIGVALDPGLIRARVAGLDRDKARLATESIINDYRMHEDINAMYVQNSYDFDAWHILGGVRLERTSFEAAGSQVDSAGLATPLTRERSYTNWLPNLQARYDLDQKTSVRAAWTQAVVRANFSQLAPGISLASNTEAVIGNPDLKPLKANNLDLGIERVLGNDGVMSAYGFYKDIKNFTYTTNLAGTGQWASYTTATSYANGDAAKVKGIELAYMQPLRMLPAPFNKFLVGVNGTLSTSSAQIGRFDKAGNKQLTRDIRLPGQSNQVMNLMLGYETGPISARLALNYKSPYLLEMGGDILDQSQDHIVASQKQLDFSLSYQISKQFQLMFEVANLNNEKYYVYQGTKQYNVQNEQYGRTFKVSLKASAF, encoded by the coding sequence ATGAAAACCATGCACACTTCGTTTCCCTCCCCGCTGCGCCTGACAGCCCTGTCACTCGGCATCATGGCCATCTTCAGCGCTCAAAGCCATGCGCAGTCGCAAGCCCAGGACGATGGCCAGGCGGGCACCACCGTGGTCGTCAGCGGCCAGCGCGCCAGCCTGCGCAACGCCATCGCCGCCCAAGAGAAAGCCGACAACATCATCAGCGTCATCAGCAGCGACGACATCGGCGGCCTGCCCGATAAAAACGCGGCCGAGGCGCTGGCCCGCTTGCCGGGCGTGTCCGTGCAGCGCGACCAGGGTGAAGGCCGCTACATCACGGTGCGCGGCCTGGGCCCGGACCTGAACGCGGTGACCATCAATGGCGCGCTGGTACCGTCGCCGGAAGCGGGCCGCCGCGCCGTGGCGCTGGACATCCTGCCTGCCGGCCTGATACGCACCCTGGAAGTGTCGAAGACCTTGCTGCCGGAAATGGATGCCAACTCGCTGGGCGCCACCATCGAAGTCAAATCGCTGTCCGCCTTCGACTTGCCGGGCAAGCTGCTGTCGGCCAACGTGGCCGCCAGCCATGATGAAAAAACGGGCAAGACCAGCCCCAGCGGCGGCGCCCTGTGGGCCCAGCGCTTCCTCGATGGCAAGCTTGGCGTGGCCGCCGGCCTGAGCGCGGAAAAGCGCTCGTTCGGCTCCGACGACGTAGAAACGGGCGGCGCCTGGAGCAAGGGCAAATTGTCAGGTCTGGAATTGCGCGACTACCTGCCCGTGCGCAAGCGCGGCGCCCTGGCAGTCAACCTCGATTACCGCCCGGAAGCGGGCAACAGCTGGTTCTTGCGCTCGTTCGTCAGCGAATTTTCCGACGATGAAGTGCGCGACCGCCTGACCATCAGCAATATCGCGGGGGGCAGCCTTGCCGAAGGCGCATCAGCCAGCGCGCGCGCCGAGCGCCGCATCCGCCAGCGCAAATACACGCAGCAAGTACGCTCGCTCGTGCTGGGCACGCAGCAGAAATCGGGCGACTGGACCCTGGACGTGAAAGGCGGCATGAGCCGGGCGACGGAAGACACGCCGGAGTCGCTGAACGATGGCCGTTTCCGCAGCACCAGCAATGTCGCCGGCATCAGTTTCTATGACACTCAGGAACCCGTCTTGAGCGGCCCCGCCTCGCTGTACGACCCGGCCAGCTATGCGCTCAACGCCATCACCCTGCAAAAGCGCTACTCGAAGGACAATGAACACCACGCGCGCATCGACCTGGCACGCAAGTTCGACATCGCCACGTTGAAATTCGGCGCCAAAGTCAGCCGCCGCGAAAAAACCAATGATACGGATCAATGGACATATAACAGCAGCAAGGCGTCGAGCGGCAATTTCTGGGGCGCCGGTTCTACCTCGATGAGCAATTTCGTGCAGGGCCACAATCTCGACTACGATCTGGGCAACATCGGCGTGGCGCTGGACCCGGGCCTGATCCGCGCCCGCGTGGCCGGCCTGGACCGCGACAAGGCGCGCCTGGCTACCGAGTCCATCATCAACGATTACCGCATGCATGAAGACATCAACGCCATGTATGTGCAGAACAGCTATGACTTCGACGCCTGGCACATCCTGGGCGGCGTGCGTCTTGAACGCACCAGCTTTGAAGCTGCCGGTTCGCAAGTGGACAGCGCCGGGCTTGCCACGCCCTTGACGCGCGAACGTTCGTACACCAACTGGCTGCCAAACCTGCAAGCCCGTTATGACCTGGATCAAAAAACCAGCGTGCGGGCCGCCTGGACGCAAGCCGTGGTGCGCGCCAACTTCAGCCAGCTGGCGCCCGGCATCAGCCTGGCCAGCAACACGGAAGCCGTGATCGGCAACCCGGACTTGAAACCCTTGAAGGCAAACAACCTGGATTTGGGCATCGAGCGCGTGCTGGGCAACGACGGCGTGATGTCCGCCTACGGTTTCTACAAGGACATCAAGAATTTTACGTATACGACGAATCTGGCCGGCACGGGCCAATGGGCAAGCTACACGACGGCCACCTCGTATGCGAATGGCGACGCGGCCAAAGTCAAAGGCATCGAACTGGCCTACATGCAGCCGCTGCGCATGTTGCCGGCACCGTTCAACAAGTTTCTCGTCGGCGTGAATGGCACCCTGAGCACCTCGAGCGCGCAAATCGGCCGTTTCGACAAGGCCGGCAACAAGCAGCTCACCCGCGACATCCGCCTGCCGGGCCAGTCGAACCAGGTGATGAATTTGATGCTGGGCTATGAAACCGGTCCGATCAGCGCCCGCCTGGCCCTCAACTACAAGTCGCCCTACCTGCTGGAAATGGGCGGCGACATCCTCGACCAAAGCCAGGACCACATCGTCGCCAGCCAGAAGCAGCTCGATTTCTCGCTGTCGTACCAGATCAGCAAGCAGTTCCAGCTGATGTTCGAGGTGGCCAACCTGAACAACGAGAAATACTACGTCTACCAGGGCACGAAGCAATACAACGTACAGAACGAACAATATGGCCGCACTTTTAAAGTGAGCCTGAAAGCCAGCGCCTTCTGA
- a CDS encoding AraC family transcriptional regulator, with protein MPLNQQGDASIAAHHQPALVLDYARSRDLDAASLLKGTGLDGGALPSAESQVSAAQYLQLLANVARGLDSADTSFMLGQQMLPGHYGAASHALLQAQNLRQALTILCDFHALLCPLLQPRLREAGDMHVLYWVAAFGAPSQLPFLVEMHMTALAAMCRWLAGVSLPWRFCFNRARPRHVEQHEVHLGQCLRFDCQVDAMLIDSSWLDKPWPRGNATAAALALRAAAVAPVPPASLLGALYDYLLANIRCAPTLERTAQEFGVSPATLKRHLARHGTHFQAELDQVRAHKAIYLFQAHGYDNDAVAAYLGFHDATNFRRSFKRWTGQTPQLLRHALALFVAG; from the coding sequence ATGCCACTGAACCAGCAGGGCGACGCCAGCATCGCGGCCCATCACCAGCCGGCGCTGGTGCTCGATTATGCGCGCAGCCGCGACCTGGACGCGGCATCGCTGCTCAAGGGCACCGGCCTCGATGGCGGCGCGCTGCCGTCCGCGGAAAGCCAGGTCAGCGCCGCGCAATACCTGCAATTGCTGGCCAACGTGGCGCGCGGCCTGGACAGTGCCGATACCAGCTTCATGCTGGGCCAGCAAATGCTGCCCGGCCATTACGGCGCCGCCAGCCATGCCTTGCTGCAGGCGCAGAATCTGCGCCAGGCCTTGACCATCCTGTGCGATTTTCATGCCTTGCTGTGTCCGTTGTTGCAGCCCCGTTTGCGCGAGGCGGGCGACATGCACGTGCTGTACTGGGTTGCTGCGTTTGGCGCGCCGAGCCAGCTGCCTTTTCTGGTGGAGATGCACATGACGGCACTGGCGGCCATGTGCCGCTGGCTGGCGGGCGTCTCCTTGCCGTGGCGCTTCTGCTTCAATCGCGCGCGGCCCCGGCACGTGGAACAGCATGAAGTGCACCTGGGCCAGTGCCTGCGTTTCGATTGCCAGGTCGACGCCATGCTGATCGATTCCAGCTGGCTCGACAAGCCTTGGCCGCGCGGCAATGCCACGGCCGCCGCGCTGGCCTTGCGCGCTGCGGCCGTGGCGCCCGTGCCGCCAGCGAGCCTGCTCGGTGCGCTGTACGATTACCTGCTGGCCAATATCCGCTGCGCGCCGACCCTGGAACGCACGGCGCAGGAGTTTGGCGTCAGTCCCGCCACCTTGAAACGCCACCTGGCGCGCCATGGCACGCATTTCCAGGCCGAGCTGGACCAGGTGCGCGCACACAAGGCCATTTACCTGTTCCAGGCGCATGGCTACGACAACGATGCCGTGGCCGCCTACCTCGGCTTTCATGATGCCACCAACTTTCGTCGCTCGTTCAAGCGCTGGACGGGGCAAACGCCGCAGCTGTTGCGTCACGCCTTGGCCTTGTTTGTTGCTGGTTAA